A single window of Malus sylvestris chromosome 5, drMalSylv7.2, whole genome shotgun sequence DNA harbors:
- the LOC126623772 gene encoding uncharacterized protein LOC126623772, with product MGKKKSKDGDGGRPRTESEHSPSTIFVSNLPFSFTKSQLEETFSDIGPIRRCFLVMKKGSTEHHGFGFVQFAVTEDANRAVELKNGLSIGGRKIAAKHAMHRAPLEQRRPKTNQGTDVEETVKTENDKDGDNSQGEKDASKLQERVVTLEKNTKKPVKTRKAAALSNVQVAKVGGSEKQRVARTVIFGGLLNAGMAEDVHRKAREIGDVCSITYPLPKEELEQHGLVQDGCKMDASSVLYNSVRSAHASVSMLHQKEIKGGIVWARQLGGEGSKTQKWKLIVRNLPFKAKENEINNMFSPAGFVWDVFIPHNPETGLSKGFAFVKFTRKQDAENAIKKLNGQMLHKRSIAVDWAVSKKIYDSGINALASEDGQEDERDGESDSSSDDFEDDAGDVCIKSQHNDGTDNALNDSNTIEKTDIPTEINFEEEADIARKVLKNFITPSGIATPDDDSTLPKRNKETSIDISVDEPEKLSSEITKASEVDKPGKKSKTMASNLIDESFDEPNYSSLETAKASDVTEPGKLSKSVASNLEQADEGEDLHRTIFISNLPFEITNEDVKQRFSTFGKVDSFVPVLHPVTKRPKGSGFLRFKTKDGASSAVSAGNAESGSGITLKGRQLTVLQALDKKSAHDKELNVAKKEDLDHRNLYLAKEGLILEGTPAAKGVSASDMLKRQMAERSKMSKLQSPNFHVSKTRIVIKNLLKSMNEKELKRLCIDAVTSRATKQKPVIRQIKFLEDVKKGKLNTKNHSRGAAFVEFTEHQHALVALRVLNNNPETFGPEHRPIVEFALDNVQKLKLRNAKIQGQQNAARRNPGVQQKDGSNRPDADPSQKFNKRKQSGDKQNLDESVPNKEDEVENGVGDGTATDRERASKRHKKGPFGKEKKISSTKVPGGATDNHQDGVKPGRGGSFERESMANGAQTSKSMGKANVGAQKRKLQAQKEVEGGETETRRKRPKKNKDPLGRDVVDKLDMLIEQYRSKYSQRSSAQTDGEKQGSKKLRKWFQS from the exons atggggaagaagaaaagcaaagatGGCGATGGCGGCCGACCGAGAACCGAAAGCGAGCACTCCCCCTCCACTATCTTCGTCTCCAACCTCCCCTTTTCTTTCACCAAATCTCAG CTGGAAGAGACGTTCAGCGACATTGGACCGATTAGGAGGTGCTTTTTGGTTATGAAGAAGG GGTCAACTGAGCACcatggttttggttttgttcaATT TGCTGTAACAGAAGATGCTAATCGTGCTGTTGAGCTGAAGAATGGTTTGTCCATTGGAGGTCGAAAAATAGCAGCTAAACATGCCATGCATCGTGCTCCGCTTGAACAACGAAGGCCAAAGACTAATCAAG GAACTGACGTGGAAGAGACTGTGAAGACAGAAAATGACAAAGACGGTGACAATTCCCAAGGGGAAAAGGATGCTTCAAAATTGCAGGAAAGAG ttgttactttggaaaaaaatacaaagaaacCTGTGAAGACTAGAAAAGCAGCAGCACTAAGTAATGTTCAAGTGGCAAAAGTGGGTGGTTCAGAAAAGCAGAG GGTTGCCAGAACTGTTATATTCGGTGGTCTTCTTAATGCTGGTATGGCAGAAGATGTTCATCGCAAAGCTAGGGAGATTGGGGACGTATGTTCCATCACTTATCCTCTTCCCAAAGAAGAGCTTGAACAACATG GTCTTGTGCAAGATGGATGCAAAATGGATGCTTCATCTGTACTTTATAACAGTGTCAGATCAGCTCATGCTTCTGTTTCTATGTTACatcaaaaagaaataaaaggcgGTATTGTTTGGGCACGTCAGCTGGGTGGGGAG GGTTCCAAGACTCAGAAGTGGAAGCTCATTGTTAGAAATCTTCCTTTCAAG GCCAAAGAGAATGAAATAAATAACATGTTTTCACCGGCTGGGTTTGTCTGGGATGTTTTTATTCCACATAATCCTGAGACAGG GTTATCTAAAGGTTTTGCATTTGTCAAATTCACACGCAAACAGGATGCGGAAAAT gCAATAAAAAAGCTAAATGGACAAATGCTTCATAAAAGATCCATAGCTGTTGACTGGGCTGTTTCAAAGAAGATATATGATAGTGGCATTAATGCCCTTGCTTCAGAGGATG GACAAGAGGATGAAAGAGATGGGGAAAGTGATAGTAGCAGTGATGATTTTGAGGATGATGCTGGGGATGTCTGTATAAAGTCCCAGCACAATGATGGAACAGACAATGCTCTAAATGACTCTAACACCATAGAGAAAACAGACATCCCTActgaaattaattttgaagaGGAAGCAGACATTGCAAGGAAAGTTCTAAAAAACTTCATCACACCCTCTGGTATAGCAACTCCGGATGATGATTCCACACTGCCGAAAAGGAACAAGGAGACATCTATTGATATATCCGTTGACGAGCCTGAGAAATTATCTTCTGAGATTACAAAAGCATCAGAGGTTGATAAGCCTGGAAAGAAAAGCAAGACCATGGCATCAAATCTTATTGATGAATCTTTTGATGAGCCTAATTACTCATCTCTTGAGACTGCAAAAGCATCAGACGTTACTGAGCCTGGAAAGTTAAGTAAAAGCGTGGCATCAAATCTTGAACAGGCAGACGAAGGAGAAGATTTGCATAGAACAATTTTCATAAGCAATCTTCCTTTTGAGATCACTAATGAAGATGTCAAACAAAGGTTTTCCACCTTTGGGAAAGTTGACTCTTTTGTCCCAGTCCTTCATCCAGTCACCAA GCGACCCAAAGGATCTGGCTTTCTCAGGTTTAAAACAAAAGATGGAGCTAGTTCTGCCGTTTCAGCTGGGAATGCGGAATCTGGCTCGGGAATTACTCTGAAAGGTAGACAATTAACAGTGTTGCAGGCTTTGGATAAAAAATCGGCTCATGATAAGGAATTAAATGTGGCCAAGAAAGAGGACCTAGACCACCGCAATCTCTATCTAGCAAAG GAAGGTCTTATTCTTGAGGGAACTCCAGCTGCAAAAGGGGTTTCAGCTAGTGATATGTTGAAACGCCAAAT GGCAGAAAGAAGCAAGATGTCGAAACTTCAATCCCCAAATTTCCATGTTTCCAAGACGAGAATAGTTATAAAAAATTTGCTGAAGTCCATGAATGAAAAGGAACTAAAAAGACTTTGTATTGATGCAGTCACCTCACGAGCTACAAAACAAAAACCTGTTATTCGACAG ATAAAGTTCTTGGAGGATGTGAAGAAAGGAAAGCTTAACACAAAGAATCACTCTCGTGGAGCTGCTTTCGTTGAGTTTACAGAGCATCAGCATGCGCTTGTGGCCCTCAGAGTTCTGAACAACAATCCCG AAACTTTTGGTCCCGAGCATCGCCCAATTGTGGAGTTCGCACTGGATAATGTCCAGAAGTTGAAACTACGAAATGCTAAGATTCAAGGGCAGCAGAATGCAGCTCGTCGTAATCCAGGTGTACAGCAAAAGGATGGCTCAAATAGACCAGATGCCGATCCAAGCCAGAAGTTCAACAAACGGAAACAAAGTGGTGACAAGCAAAATCTGGATGAATCAGTACCAAATAAAGAAGATGAAGTGGAAAACGGGGTTGGTGATGGAACTGCCACTGACCGAGAGAGAGCTTCTAAGAGGCATAAGAAGGGTCCATtcggaaaggaaaagaagatcTCATCAACAAAAGTACCAGGAGGCGCAACAGACAATCATCAAGATGGCGTGAAGCCTGGTCGTGGGGGATCATTCGAACGTGAATCCATGGCCAATGGTGCACAAACATCAAAATCTATGGGAAAGGCAAATGTAGGAGCTCAAAAGAGGAAGCTGCAAGCGCAGAAAGAGGTGGAGGGGGGAGAGACTGAAACGAGGAGAAAAAggccaaagaaaaataaagaccCATTAGGGCGGGACGTTGTGGATAAACTGGACATGCTGATCGAACAAtatagatccaagtactcacaACGTAGCTCCGCCCAAACCGATGGCGAAAAGCAAGGTTCCAAGAAGCTTAGAAAATGGTTCCAATCATAA
- the LOC126623777 gene encoding chromatin remodeling protein SHL-like, whose translation MAKPKAPRRTIDSYTVKPINKTVRAGDCVLMRPSEPGKPSYVAKIERIEADSRGSNVKVHVQWYYRPEESLGGRRQFHGSKEVFLSDHHDVQSADTIEAKCTVHTFKSYTKLDAVGNDDFFCRFDYNSSTGAFNPDRVAVYCKCEMPYNPDDLMVQCEGCSDWFHPACINMNIQEAKRLDHFFCEGCSSESQKKLQNSHTASRHPDTKVDTKRRRR comes from the exons ATGGCCAAACCCAAAGCTCCGAGGCGAACGATCGACTCCTACACCGTCAAACCCATCAACAAAACCGTCAGAG CCGGGGACTGCGTCCTGATGCGCCCGTCGGAGCCGGGGAAGCCGTCCTACGTGGCCAAGATCGAGCGGATCGAGGCCGACAGCCGCGGCTCCAACGTCAAGGTCCACGTCCAGTGGTACTATCGGCCCGAGGAGTCGCTCGGTGGCCGGAGGCAGTTTCACGGCTCCAAAGAGGTCTTCCTCTCCGATCACCACGATGTTCAGAGCGCCGACACCATCGAGGCCAAGTGTACGGTCCACACCTTCAAGAGCTACACCAAGCTCGACGCTGTTGGAAACGACGATTTCTTCTGTCGTTTTGATTATAATTCCTCCACTGGGGCTTTCAATCCCGACCGCGTTGCCGT GTATTGCAAGTGTGAGATGCCTTACAACCCTGATGACCTCATGGTTCAATGTGAAGGTTGTAGTGATTG GTTTCATCCTGCTTGTATAAACATGAATATACAGGAAGCCAAAAGACTAGATCACTTCTTCTGTGAAGGCTGCTCTTCCGAGAGTCAAAAGAAATTGCAGAATTCCCATACTGCTTCCAGACACCCGGATACAAAG GTGGATACAAAGCGGCGTCGGAGGTGA